GCCCCTGCTGTGGCATGACCGCGTGATCGGCTGGGCCAACGTCTCGGCGCGCGAAGGCCGGCTGCAGCCGGCCTTCGGCTACGCGCAGCGCAAGCCGCGCGACGCGGCCTTCGGCGCGGCGCTGGATGACGAGCTGGAGCGCATGACGCAGTTCATTGCCGGTCGTTGAGCATCGTGCTTCTCGGTGCTGCTGTTCACGCGGAAGCCCCGTGTGCCGCGAGGTCTGCCGCCCGCGCGACAACGGCCGTGCCGCGGCAGTCCTAGAATCGCTGGGCCGCCGCGCGAAAGCGCAGCGGCAAAGCGTTCTCAGGGCGGGGTGGAATTCCCCACCGGCGGTGATGGCGACCTGTTCGCACGAGCCCGCGAGCGCCCGCGGCGCGCCATGCGCCGCGGGGTCAGCAGACCTGGTGAGATCCCGGGGCCGACGGTTCAGGGCTTGTGTTGCCGTCAGTGGCGGCAAGACAAGACCTCATAGTCCGGATGAAAGAGAGCGCGGTCCCGTCGCCGGGCGGGCGCATCCACATGCGCCTGGCTGCTGCGGGCTCGTGCGCCCTGATTCAGGCAACCCTTCTTCAAAGGCAAACCATGAGTCAGATCAACGACCTTCCCCTCTCCGCCGTCGGCACGCCCGGCGACTCGCGCGGCCGGCGCATTGCCTTCGTGCAGGCGCAGTGGCATTCCGACATCGTCCACCAGGCGCGCGACGCCTTCCTCGAAGAGATGGAACGCCAAGGCGTGCCGCGGGCCGACATCGACATCTTCGACGTACCCGGCGCGTTCGAGATCCCGCTCCATGCCAAGCGGCTGGCCCGGTCCGGGCGCTATGCGGGCATCGTCGGCTGCGCGCTGGTGGTGGACGGCGGCATCTACCGCCACGAGTTCGTCGCCACCACGGTGGTCAACTCGCTGATGGCCGTGCAGTTGGAAACCGATGTGCCCGTCTTCTCGGCGGTGCTCACGCCGCACCACTTCCACGAACATGTGGAGCACCGCAAGTACTTCCACCGCCACTTTGCGGTCAAGGGCACCGAGGTGGCCGAGGCCTGCGTGAAGACGCTGGAGGCGCTGAAGCGCGTCGATGCGCTGGTGGCCGCCTGAAGAAAGCTTGAAGGAGGGCCCGGCCCTTCATCGCCGCGCCCCACGGGTGTAGGCTTGCGCGATGGACAACCACGCTCCCGCCTACACCCTGTACGGCGCGCCTGGTTCGGGCGCGACGACCGTCCATGCCGCGTTGACCCTGATCGGCGCTCCCGCGAAGGCGATCGACATCGCGCCCTGGGAAGGCGAAGCCGAGCGCGAGAAGCTGAGCGCGGTGAACGCCATGCGGCAGGTGCCGGTGCTGGTCCTGCCCTCGGGCGAACTGATGACCGAAAGCGCCGCGATCCTGATCTGGCTGGGCGACCGCTACCCTGAGGCCGGGCTGGCACCCGGCATCGACGACCCGCGCCGCGCACAGTACCTGCGCTGGATGAGCTTCATCCCCGCGGCCATCTATTCGATGTACTGGGTGCGTGACGAGCCCTCGCGCCTGGCGGCCGATGCCGCGGCGCAGGCCGTGATCCAGGAACGCACGGCCGAGCGCATCGCCGAGTGCTGGCGTCGGATGGATGCGCAGATGCCGCGCGGCACGGCATGCCTGCTCGGCGAGCGCATCGGCATGCTGGACCTCTACGTCACGGTAGTCTCTCGCTGGACGCCGGGGCGCACGCGCTTCTACCGCGAGGCGCCGCGCATGGCCGAAGTGGTCCGCCGCGTTGATGCCGAGCCGCGCTTGGCCGAGTTCTGGGCTGCGCGCTACCCGTTCACGCCGGGGTGGGAGGACTCGAAGTCCTGAAACTCACCGAGGCGACCAAGGGTTTGCGCTGACAAATTGGGGGTCGAACCGGCGTCCAGGGGCCGTAAGAATTTCGTAAGATTCGCGCCCCACGCCATTCAGAATCTTCATGCTCGACATCGATTTGCCAGCGCCTGCTGTGGCGGTTCGCAGCGTTCTAGCCAGCCGCGGGGTCGCCCCGGCGCTGGCCTTGCTCAACGACCGGACCGACTACCGGTTCACCGCGATCTACAAGCTCGACGGCGAGGTGATGCACGCGGCGCATGCCTTCGACCGCACCTCCGAATACCGCACCTGGCTGAAGGTCGTGCCGCTCGGCAGGAGCTTCTGCCAGTACGCCATTGAGCATGGCGAGTTCGTGACCCGCCACGCGTCCCAGGACCAGCGCCTCACGAATCGCCCGTACGCCGGCTTCGTCGAGTCCTACTACGGCCAGTTGCTCACGCGCGAAGATGGCACGCCTTACGGCACCTTCATTCATTTCGATCTGGAGCCGTGCGGAATCCCGGCGTCCGAGATCGCCTTCCTCCGGGAAGTGATTCCGACTTTCCTCGACTACCTCAATTGACCGGCCCCCGCGCCAGCAATACCGGCACCGAGGACACCAGCAGCGCCACGCCCGAGAGCGTCAGCAGGCCCAGCACGATCTGGCGAAAGGCCGCCTCGCTGATGCCGACGTAGAGCCGCGCGCCGAGCAGTACCGGCACCAGCACCGCGAGAGCGACGATGCCCAGCAGCGGCAGCATCGGCACCCCGACGAGGCCGGTGCCGAGATAGACCGAGAAGGTCACCACCAGCATCGAGAGATTGAAGTTCTGGATCACCGAGCGCTGCACGTCCTTCTGCAGCCCGCGCAGCGTGCACCAGAGCGTCGGAATGGCGCCGGTGAAGCCGCCCAGGCCGCCGCAGATGCCGCCGACCATGCCGACCGCGGCATCGGCCGCGCGGCCGCCGGCCCTCACCCGCGGCAGGTTGCGCGCCATCAGCATGGCCGGGCACCAGAGCACGAGCAGCCCGCCGAGGCAGGCCTTGAACAGCGGCACGTCCAGGCGCGGGAGCAGCCATACGCCCAGCGGCACGCCCACCAGGCCGCCGAGCACGAAGGGCAGCAGCAAGGCGCGGTCGAAGCCGCGCCGCACCGTGACGGCCGCGATCACCTGGCCGGTCAGTCCGCCGAAGGTGGCGAGCACCGCGGCCAGCCTGGGGTCCACGGTCCAGGCCCAGAAGGACATCGCGACCAGGCTGAAGGCGAAGCCCGACAGGCCCTGCACGAAGCCGGCCACGATCGCGCCGAGCGCGACGATCAGGTAGAGCGACGAATCCAATGCGGAGGCCGGACGCCGCAGGGCCGCCCCAAGGCGACCGCAGCCCCCTCGGGGGGCAGCGAGGACACGCAGTGCCGAGCGTGGGGGCGCATCAGGCTGACGCAGGCACGAGTGCCTCGCGCCGCACCCGCCGCACGTTGAAGGCGCTGGCGATCAGCACCGCCTGCACCACCGCCAGGCCGATGATCACGCTCATGTATTGGCCATGGTCCATCAGCCGGCCGAAGATGAGCGGCGCCACGGCCTGCCCGATGTCCAGGCCCGCATACACCACGCCGTAGACGCGACCTGACGCGTTGGCCGGCGTCGAGCGCTTGACGAGCAGGTCGCGCGAGGGCCCGGCGATGCCTGACGCGAAGCCCATGGCACCGAACATCGCCGGCACCAGCACCGGCGGGAAATCCACCAGCGCGAGGACCAGCGCCAGCATCGCCGCGATGCCGAAGGCGAAGCCTACGATGCGCTCGCACCGGCTAGGGTCGGAGGCGAGGAACCCGCCCACCAGCATCCCGCCCGAGCTGGCCACCATGTAGACGGTGAGGCAGATCGCGATCAGGGCCACCGGCACGGCATGCAGGTGGCCGGCGGCAGCAGGCGCGAAGGTCTGCACCACGCTCAGCACCATCGCGTACACAAAGAAGAAGCCGAAACACATCCAGACCGCCGGGATCTTCAAGAAGGCCAGCTCGCCGCCGGCCGCCGCGTCCGCGCCGGTGGCCTTGCGAACGGCCTGCACATCCAGCGCCAGCACGGCGCGGTTGAGCCACAGCACGAGCAGGACGACCAAGGCCAGCGCGCCGGCGGAGGCCAGGGCCACGCGCCACGAGAAGGCGATGGCCAGCGGCACCACGAAGGCCGGTGCCAGCGCCCACCCCAGGCTGCCGGTGATGCCGTGCACGCTGTACGCATGGCCCAGGCGCGTCGGCGCGACCTTCTGGTTGAAGAGCGTGTAGTCGACCGGATGGAACACGCCATTGCCGATACCGGCCACCACCGCGCTCGCCAGCAACATCCAGTAGCTCTGCGCCAGCGCGTAGCCGATCGCCGCCAGCGCCAGCAGACCCAGGCCTGCGAAGAGCACCGGTCGCGGCCCCAGGCGGTCGACCAGGAAGCCCGAGGCGGCCTGCACCACGCAGGAAACCACGAAGAACACGGTCAGCACCGCGCCCAGCTCGGTGTAGCTGACGTTGAAAGCGTCCTTGAGCCAGGGGAACAGCGGCGGCAGTACCAGTTGCGCGAAATGGCTGATGGCGTGCGCCAGGCCGACAAGGCCGATCAGCTTGGCGTCGGAGCGCAGGGTGTTGCTGGGGGCGGGGGAAGCGGCGAGCGAAGACATGAATTGCAACAAGAAACCGGACGAGGCTTGGATCGTATGCCCAGAGGCCGCGGCAGAATGGCGATACAGAGACAACATTTGTCGGAATCATGCCGTCCACCGTTCATGCGCCCGTCACGCCCGTGCGGCGGCGCCCCGTGCAGCCGGAAGCTGCAGCGCCGACCCATGTCGTGGTCCCGCTCACGCCTGATCGCTACGCGCCCGATGCGCTGCGGCCGCTGCGCGCCAAGGAGCATTTCCTCAAGGCCGACACCTTCGTCGAGCTGCACACCCATCCCTGGCCGCAGCTCACCTTCTCGACGCGGGGCGTGATCCGCCTGAGCACCGAGGACGGCAGCTACATCGTGCCGCCCTCGCGCGCGCTCTGGGTGCCGGCCGACATGGCGCACAGCATCACGCTGATCGAGGATGCGGAGCTGCGCACGATCTACCTGCACAGCTGGCTCGGCCCCGGCTGGGAGAAATGCGAGGTGCTGGAGATCAGCCCCCTGCTGCGCGCGCTGATGCTGGCGCTGGACACCACGCCCGACGGCGTGCCGCCGGCCGATCCGCATGCGGCGCAGCGCGAACGCTGGATTGCACCACTGTTGGTGGACGAGCTGGAGCGCGCGACGCAGATCCGCATCGACGTTCCACTGCCCGCCGACAAGCGCCTGCGCCAGCTGTGCGAGACGCTGCTGCGCAACCCCGCCGGCCGCGCCACGCTGGCCGAGCGCGCACAGTCCATTGGCGCCAGCGAACGCACTGTGGCGCGCCTGTTCCGCGACCAGCTCGGCCTGAGCTGGCAGCAATGGCGCCAGCAGGCGGTGCTGGCCCATGCGCTGCCGCTGCTGGCGCGCGGCATGGCCGTGAGCCAGGTGGCCTCGGCCAGCGGCTACGCGACCGACAGCGCCTTCTGCGCGATGTTCAGGGCTGCGACGGGGAAATCGCCAACGGCCTTCCAGCACAAGAGAAAGCCATAGCGAGCGGTTGAAGCGGTTGAGCGCGAGCTGCCACAAGGCCACGCAAGACCGCCGCGGCACCGCCAAGACTTGAGCCCCCGGGGCTTTCGTATCATCGGCGGGTGCACCCAGAACCAATCCCCGCGGTGAAGGCATGGCCTTGAACCGCGACCAGCTCGCGCGCTGGCTCCCCTTCCTCGGCTGGCCCCGCCCCAGCCGCGCGCTTCTCACCGGCGAGGCGCTGGCCGGCATCACGGTCGCCCTGATGGTGATCCCGCAGGGCGTCGCCTACGCGGCGCTCGCCGGCATGCCGCTGGTCACCGGCATCTACGCCTCGCTCCTGCCGGCGCTCATCGGTGTGCTGTTCAGCGCATCGACCCGGCTCTCGGTCGGGCCGACCGCCCTGTCGAGCCTGCTCGTGGCGGCCTCCCTCGGCCCTCTCGCGATTCCCGGCAGTGCCGAGTGGGTGGCCCTGGCGGTGTGGCTGTGCTTCATGTCGGGCGCGATCCAGCTGCTGCTCGGCATGGGCGGCTTCGGCTGGGTGTTGCGCCTGGTCAACTCGCCGGTGCTGATGGGCTTCACCCAGGCTGCCTCGGTGCTGATCATCCTGTCCCAGCTGCCGGCGCTCTTCGGCTTCACCGGCCGCAGCATCGGCCAGCTGTGGCAGGGACCGCCGCCCGATTTCCTGGCAATCGCCTTCGGGCTCGGAAGCATGGCCGCGCTCTGGGTCGCCAAGGAACGCTGGCCCCGCTTTCCGGCCGCGATGGTGGTGGTGGGCGTGTGCGCGGCGATCAGCGCTGCCATCGGCTACGCGCTGCGCGGCGGCGCGGTGGTCGGCACCCTGCCCTCGGGCCTGCCGGCCTTCTACTGGCCCGGCACACAGCCGCTGGGCACCTTCGGGGCGCTGCTGCTGCCGGCGCTGATGATCACGCTGGTGAGCTTTCTCGAAACGGCCTCGAGCGCCAAGGTCGACAACGCCCGAGCCGGCAAGCTGTGGAACGAGAACCAGGACCTGATCGGCCAGGGGCTCGCCAAGATCGCCTCGGGCTTCTCGGGCGCCTTCCCGACCAGTTCCTCCTTCTCGCGTTCGGCCATCAATCTCTATGCCGGCGCCCAGACTGGCTGGGCCACCGTGTTCTGCGTGCTGCTGATCGGCGCCGCCCTTCTGTGGGCGATGCCGCTGCTCTACCACGTGCCGCAGGCGGTGCTGGCCTCCATCGTGGTGATCGCGATGCTGGGGCTGGTGCGGCCCGGGCAGTTCGTGTCGCTCTGGCGCATCTCACCCGTGGAGGCGGTCACGGCGCTGGTGACCTTCGTTCTCACCATCGCCACCTCGCCCTCGATCTACTGGGGCGTGCTCGCGGGCCTGCTGATGAGCCTGGGCCACTACATGTACCGGCACCTGCATCCCCGCATCATCGAGGTGGGCCTGCATCCCGACGGCAGCCTGCGCGACCGCCACCTCTGGAACCTGCCGCCGCTGGCGCCCCAGCTGCACGCGATGCGCATGGACGCCGAGCTCGACTTCGCCACCGCCAGCACACTGGAGCGCGCCATCACCGTCACGCTGGCGATGCGGCCCGAGCTCACCGACATCTGCCTGTTCGCGCAGCCCATCAACCGCATCGACGTGACCGGCGCCGAGGTGTTCGGCGCGATCCGCCGGCTGCTGGAATCGAAG
Above is a window of Variovorax sp. RA8 DNA encoding:
- a CDS encoding 6,7-dimethyl-8-ribityllumazine synthase, giving the protein MSQINDLPLSAVGTPGDSRGRRIAFVQAQWHSDIVHQARDAFLEEMERQGVPRADIDIFDVPGAFEIPLHAKRLARSGRYAGIVGCALVVDGGIYRHEFVATTVVNSLMAVQLETDVPVFSAVLTPHHFHEHVEHRKYFHRHFAVKGTEVAEACVKTLEALKRVDALVAA
- a CDS encoding glutathione S-transferase family protein, with the protein product MDNHAPAYTLYGAPGSGATTVHAALTLIGAPAKAIDIAPWEGEAEREKLSAVNAMRQVPVLVLPSGELMTESAAILIWLGDRYPEAGLAPGIDDPRRAQYLRWMSFIPAAIYSMYWVRDEPSRLAADAAAQAVIQERTAERIAECWRRMDAQMPRGTACLLGERIGMLDLYVTVVSRWTPGRTRFYREAPRMAEVVRRVDAEPRLAEFWAARYPFTPGWEDSKS
- a CDS encoding sulfite exporter TauE/SafE family protein, yielding MDSSLYLIVALGAIVAGFVQGLSGFAFSLVAMSFWAWTVDPRLAAVLATFGGLTGQVIAAVTVRRGFDRALLLPFVLGGLVGVPLGVWLLPRLDVPLFKACLGGLLVLWCPAMLMARNLPRVRAGGRAADAAVGMVGGICGGLGGFTGAIPTLWCTLRGLQKDVQRSVIQNFNLSMLVVTFSVYLGTGLVGVPMLPLLGIVALAVLVPVLLGARLYVGISEAAFRQIVLGLLTLSGVALLVSSVPVLLARGPVN
- a CDS encoding MFS transporter, which gives rise to MSSLAASPAPSNTLRSDAKLIGLVGLAHAISHFAQLVLPPLFPWLKDAFNVSYTELGAVLTVFFVVSCVVQAASGFLVDRLGPRPVLFAGLGLLALAAIGYALAQSYWMLLASAVVAGIGNGVFHPVDYTLFNQKVAPTRLGHAYSVHGITGSLGWALAPAFVVPLAIAFSWRVALASAGALALVVLLVLWLNRAVLALDVQAVRKATGADAAAGGELAFLKIPAVWMCFGFFFVYAMVLSVVQTFAPAAAGHLHAVPVALIAICLTVYMVASSGGMLVGGFLASDPSRCERIVGFAFGIAAMLALVLALVDFPPVLVPAMFGAMGFASGIAGPSRDLLVKRSTPANASGRVYGVVYAGLDIGQAVAPLIFGRLMDHGQYMSVIIGLAVVQAVLIASAFNVRRVRREALVPASA
- a CDS encoding AraC family transcriptional regulator; protein product: MPSTVHAPVTPVRRRPVQPEAAAPTHVVVPLTPDRYAPDALRPLRAKEHFLKADTFVELHTHPWPQLTFSTRGVIRLSTEDGSYIVPPSRALWVPADMAHSITLIEDAELRTIYLHSWLGPGWEKCEVLEISPLLRALMLALDTTPDGVPPADPHAAQRERWIAPLLVDELERATQIRIDVPLPADKRLRQLCETLLRNPAGRATLAERAQSIGASERTVARLFRDQLGLSWQQWRQQAVLAHALPLLARGMAVSQVASASGYATDSAFCAMFRAATGKSPTAFQHKRKP
- a CDS encoding SulP family inorganic anion transporter; this translates as MALNRDQLARWLPFLGWPRPSRALLTGEALAGITVALMVIPQGVAYAALAGMPLVTGIYASLLPALIGVLFSASTRLSVGPTALSSLLVAASLGPLAIPGSAEWVALAVWLCFMSGAIQLLLGMGGFGWVLRLVNSPVLMGFTQAASVLIILSQLPALFGFTGRSIGQLWQGPPPDFLAIAFGLGSMAALWVAKERWPRFPAAMVVVGVCAAISAAIGYALRGGAVVGTLPSGLPAFYWPGTQPLGTFGALLLPALMITLVSFLETASSAKVDNARAGKLWNENQDLIGQGLAKIASGFSGAFPTSSSFSRSAINLYAGAQTGWATVFCVLLIGAALLWAMPLLYHVPQAVLASIVVIAMLGLVRPGQFVSLWRISPVEAVTALVTFVLTIATSPSIYWGVLAGLLMSLGHYMYRHLHPRIIEVGLHPDGSLRDRHLWNLPPLAPQLHAMRMDAELDFATASTLERAITVTLAMRPELTDICLFAQPINRIDVTGAEVFGAIRRLLESKGVRLHLSGLKLPAQQVLERAGLLAPGPMMFIYRTDADALAALGAIPGMAGAGGAPAEVNPAPARADA